In the Bacteroidota bacterium genome, AAAAAGAAGTACTTAAAGTTAAAAACTAAAAGCTAAAAGTTATGAATAAACAAATAAACAAATAAACAGGAAGAAGTACTTAAAGTGCCTAGAGTACTTAGAGTTAAAAGATAAAAGTTAAAAGTTATGAATAAACAGATAAACAGATAAATGAATAAACAGATAAACAGATAAACAAATCAACAAATAAACAAATCCCCAGTCTTCCTATTCCTCAATAATATCCCCTTGTCTGTTAATGAAAAAATATTCATTATTGTTTCCCACTCTTGCTTTTCCTTCTGAGAAATCTTCAATGTATTCGTACCAGTCAGTTAAAGGTTTGCCGTTTAAGTAATTAATATATGCGTATTTCTTCTCATTTTTTACAAGTGCCAGATTGTAGGAAATATTACCAATGTAGTTGTACCATCCATATATTTTTGTTCCATTATTATCAAAATATGCAATTTTTTCGTTTTGATAAATTTTTGTTAAACCACGTTGAAAAGCAGAAACATATTCGTAAGTGCATTTAATAACTTCTTTTCCATTTTTATCTATATAACCGAATTTATCTTCAATTCTTACTTTTGCCAAACCATTATGATAGGGTAGAACCTGATCGAATTTAAATGGAACAACTACTTCTCCGTTTTTATCAAGAAAACCGTATTTACCAT is a window encoding:
- a CDS encoding WG repeat-containing protein; the encoded protein is MLKLSRIFYLTIILTLIITTSFSQKLYLSQGTDGKYGFLDKNGEVVVPFKFDQVLPYHNGLAKVRIEDKFGYIDKNGKEVIKCTYEYVSAFQRGLTKIYQNEKIAYFDNNGTKIYGWYNYIGNISYNLALVKNEKKYAYINYLNGKPLTDWYEYIEDFSEGKARVGNNNEYFFINRQGDIIEE